A part of Ziziphus jujuba cultivar Dongzao chromosome 8, ASM3175591v1 genomic DNA contains:
- the LOC112490873 gene encoding LOB domain-containing protein 29 — protein sequence MTGFGSSCGACKFLRRKCTTQCVFAPYFCYDEAANHFAAVHKVFGASNVSKLLLHLPIHYRSEAATTISYEALARMTDPIYGCVAHIFALQQQVAYLQEEIEILGNQMANFTPFNGVTDSCGSSAANHNDNPIYAGSHLLHHDYAINTQYHQNQQALVHSHAENNEVANYDHQALDHAQMDIQVPLCGLMEEQDMLCGGHSGTPDNLEKLFELETEPGNLGNYPWSLDDNTSLL from the exons ATGACAGGATTTGGCTCTTCATGTGGCGCATGCAAGTTCCTAAGGAGAAAATGCACCACTCAATGTGTCTTTGCTCCTTATTTCTGCTATGATGAGGCTGCAAACCATTTTGCAGCAGTCCACAAGGTGTTTGGTGCTAGCAATGTCTCCAAGCTTCTTCTACACCTACCGATTCATTACCGAAGCGAAGCTGCTACAACTATATCCTATGAAGCACTTGCTAGGATGACAGATCCTATATATGGTTGTGTTGCTCATATCTTTGCACTTCAACAGCAG GTTGCCTACTTACAGGAGGAGATTGAAATTCTCGGTAACCAAATGGCTAATTTCACTCCTTTTAATGGTGTTACTGATAGCTGTGGAAGTTCTGCTGCAAATCATAATGATAACCCAATATATGCAGGATCTCACCTCTTACATCATGATTATGCGATTAACACACAGTATCATCAGAACCAACAGGCACTTGTTCATTCCCATGCAGAAAACAATGAAGTTGCTAATTATGATCATCAAGCTCTTGATCATGCTCAGATGGATATACAAGTTCCTCTATGTGGATTAATGGAAGAACAGGACATGCTTTGTGGTGGTCATTCTGGTACTCCGGATAATTTAGAGAAACTTTTCGAGCTCGAGACAGAACCAGGCAATTTGGGAAATTATCCATGGTCGTTAGACGACAACACCTCTTTGTTGTAA
- the LOC107404962 gene encoding ARF guanine-nucleotide exchange factor GNOM, with translation MGRLKLQTGIKAIEEEPEDFDDTYSNKTTLACMINSEIGAVLAVMRRNVRWGGRYVSGDDQLEHSLIQSLKALRKQIFSWQHQWHTINPAVYLQPFLEVIRSDETGAPITGVALSSVYKILTLDVIDQNTVNVEDAMSLLVDAVTSCRFEVTDPASEEVVLMKILQVLLACMKGKASIMLSNQHVCTIVNTCFRIVHQAGTKGELLQRIARNTMHELVRCIFSHLSDVNNTKGALVNGTNTSKQEIAGLNNEHAFQSRQLDNGNMSSEYDGQSLSLNLASNTSMGAEAAGLDGDTIGAGTGKSTVPYDLHLMTEPYGVPCMVEIFHFLCSLLNVVEHMGMDPRSNTIAFDEDVPLFALGLINSAIELGGPSIHQHPRLLSLIQDELFRNLMQFGLSMSPLILSMVCSIVLNLYHHLRTELKLQLEAFFSCVILRLAQSRYGASYQQQEVAMEALVDFCRQKTFMVEMYANLDCDITCSNVFEDLANLLSKSAFPVNCPLSSMHILALDGLIAVIQGMAERVSNGSAGSEYTPVTLEEYTPFWMVKCDNYNDPDHWVLFVRRRKYIKRRLMIGADHFNRDPKKGLEFLQGTHLLPDKLDPQSVACFFRYTSGLDKNLVGDFLGNHDEFCVQVLHEFAGTFDFQDMNLDTALRLFLETFRLPGESQKIQRVLEAFSERYYEQSPHILVNKDAALLLSYSLIMLNTDQHNVQVKKKMTEEDFIRNNRHINGGNDLPREFLSELYHSICKNEIRTIPEQGAGFPEMTPSRWIDLMHKSKKSAPYIVSDSRPYLDHDMFAIMSGPTIAAISVVFDHAEHEEVYQTCIDGFLAVAKISACHHLEDVLDDLVVSLCKFTTLLNPSSVEEPVLAFGDDAKARIATVTVFTIANRYGDYIRTGWRNILDCILRLHKLGLLPARVASDAADETELSADTGQGKPLTNSLSSAHLPSMGTPRRSSGLMGRFSQLLSLDTEEPRSQPTEQQLAAHQRTLQTIQNCHIDSIFTESKFLQAESLLQLARALIWAAGRPQKGNSSPEDEDTAVFCLELLIAITLNNRDRIVLLWQGVYDYIANIVQSTVMPCALVEKAVFGLLRICQRLLPYKENLADELLRSLQLVLKLDARVADAYCEQITQEVSRLVKANASHIRSQLGWRTITSLLSITARHPEASEAGFDALFFIMSDGAHLLPANYVLCVDASRQFAESRVGQAERSVRALDLMAGSVDCLAQWACEGKEAMGEEEAVKMTQDIGEMWFRLIQGLRKVCLDQREDVRNHAILSLQKCLTRVDGIHLSHGLWLQCFDLVIFTMLDDLLEITQGHPKDYRNMEGSLVLAMKLLPKVFLQLLPDLSQLTTFCKLWLGVLGRLEKYMKVKIRGKKSEKLQELVPELLKNTLLVMKTKGVLVQRSALGGDSLWELTWLHVNNIAPSLQSEVFPDQNLEHSHSKQGEAGEDITSDEMGHVPSTEGAAGGG, from the exons ATGGGGCGCTTGAAGCTGCAGACAGGAATCAAAGCAATCGAGGAAGAACCTGAGGACTTTGATGATACTTATTCCAATAAAACTACTTTAGCATGCATGATTAATTCAGAGATAGGAGCCGTATTGGCAGTTATGAGGAGAAACGTTAGATGGGGGGGCCGTTATGTGTCAGGTGATGACCAGCTGGAACACTCTCTAATTCAGTCTTTGAAGGCATTACGCAAGCAGATATTTTCATGGCAGCATCAGTGGCATACCATCAATCCTGCGGTATATCTCCAGCCATTTCTGGAAGTGATTCGATCAGATGAAACTGGTGCACCAATCACTGGTGTTGCTTTGTCATCTGTCTACAAGATCTTAACACTTGATGTGATTGATCAAAACACTGTAAATGTGGAAGACGCAATGAGCTTGTTGGTTGATGCTGTTACCAGCTGTCGATTTGAGGTTACTGATCCTGCATCAGAAGAAGTAGTACTGATGAAGATACTACAAGTACTTCTGGCTTGCATGAAGGGTAAAGCATCTATTATGTTGAGTAATCAGCATGTATGCACTATAGTCAATACATGCTTCCGCATCGTCCATCAAGCAGGGACAAAAGGTGAATTATTGCAGCGGATAGCTCGGAATACCATGCATGAACTTGTTAGATGTATTTTCTCACATCTCTCAGATGTTAACAACACAAAAGGTGCATTGGTAAATGGAACCAATACGAGCAAGCAGGAG ATTGCTGGGCTTAACAATGAGCATGCATTTCAAAGTAGACAATTGGATAATGGCAATATGAGTTCTGAATATGATGGTCAGTCATTATCCTTGAATCTTGCTTCCAACACTTCAATGGGTGCAGAAGCGGCTGGGTTAGATGGAGATACAATTGGAGCTGGTACTGGCAAAAGCACTGTTCCATATGACTTGCATCTCATGACTGAGCCATATGGAGTTCCCTGCATGGTGGAAATATTTCACTTCCTTTGCTCTTTGTTAAATGTTGTTGAGCACATGGGAATGGATCCTAGATCAAATACCATAGCATTTGATGAAGACGTGCCTCTTTTTGCATTGGGTTTGATTAATTCCGCTATAGAGTTGGGTGGGCCCTCCATACATCAACACCCTAGGTTATTAAGTTTAATACAGGATGAATTGTTTCGTAATCTAATGCAGTTTGGCCTTTCAATGAGTCCACTTATTCTTTCAATGGTATGCAGCATTGTTCTTAATCTGTATCACCATTTGCGTACTGAACTCAAACTACAGCTTGAGGCATTCTTTTCATGTGTGATTTTGAGGCTTGCACAAAGCAGATATGGAGCGTCTTACCAGCAGCAGGAGGTTGCTATGGAGGCTCTTGTTGATTTCTGCAGACAGAAGACATTTATGGTAGAGATGTATGCTAATTTAGATTGTGACATAACATGCAGTAATGTCTTTGAAGACCTTGCTAATCTTTTGTCCAAGAGTGCTTTCCCTGTCAACTGCCCATTGTCATCAATGCACATTCTTGCGCTGGATGGTCTTATTGCTGTTATTCAGGGAATGGCTGAGAGGGTAAGTAATGGGTCAGCTGGATCAGAATATACCCCTGTGACTCTGGAAGAATATACCCCGTTTTGGATGGTGAAGTGTGACAACTACAATGATCCAGACcattgggttttatttgttCGCCGAAGAAAATATATCAAGAGGAGGTTGATGATTGGAGCCGATCACTTTAATCGCGACCCCAAAAAAGGATTAGAGTTCCTTCAAGGAACGCATCTCTTGCCTGACAAACTTGATCCTCAAAGCGTGGCCTGCTTTTTCAGGTATACTTCTGGGTTGGATAAGAATCTTGTCGGGGATTTCCTGGGAAATCATGATGAGTTTTGTGTTCAGGTTCTTCATGAATTTGCTGGGACTTTTGATTTCCAAGACATGAATTTGGATACTGCATTACGACTTTTTTTAGAAACATTCCGACTGCCTGGAGAATCACAAAAAATACAGAGGGTTCTTGAGGCATTCTCAGAGAGATATTATGAGCAGTCACCACATATCCTGGTTAACAAGGATGCTGCTCTGCTATTATCATATTCTCTCATAATGCTGAATACAGACCAGCACAATGTACaagtgaagaagaaaatgacaGAAGAGGACTTCATCCGGAATAACCGGCACATCAATGGAGGCAATGACCTGCCTAGAGAATTCCTATCAGAGTTGTACCACTCAATATGCAAGAATGAGATCCGCACAATTCCAGAACAAGGTGCCGGTTTTCCTGAAATGACCCCTAGCCGTTGGATTGACCTAATGCACAAATCCAAGAAATCTGCCCCATATATTGTATCAGATTCCAGGCCCTACCTTGACCATGACATGTTTGCTATAATGTCAGGGCCAACAATTGCTGCCATCTCTGTGGTATTTGATCATGCTGAGCATGAGGAGGTCTATCAAACATGTATTGATGGATTCCTAGCTGTAGCTAAGATCTCAGCATGCCATCATCTTGAAGATGTGCTGGATGATCTGGTTGTGTCACTCTGTAAGTTCACGACATTGTTGAACCCATCATCTGTTGAGGAGCCTGTGCTAGCTTTTGGTGATGATGCAAAAGCCAGAATAGCAACTGTCACAGTTTTCACTATTGCCAATAGGTACGGTGATTATATTCGTACCGGTTGGAGAAATATTCTGGACTGCATTTTAAGGTTGCACAAGCTTGGCCTTCTTCCAGCTCGTGTGGCCAGTGACGCAGCTGATGAGACAGAGCTGTCTGCTGACACTGGACAGGGAAAGCCTCTAACGAATTCTCTATCCTCTGCTCATCTGCCTTCCATGGGTACTCCAAGGAGGTCATCTGGATTGATGGGACGGTTTAGTCAGCTTTTATCTCTTGACACAGAGGAGCCAAGATCTCAACCTACGGAACAACAACTTGCTGCTCATCAACGCACCCTTCAGACAATTCAAAACTGTCATATTGACAGCATATTTACTGAGAGTAAGTTTTTGCAAGCTGAATCTTTATTGCAGCTTGCACGAGCACTGATTTGGGCTGCAGGGCGCCCCCAAAAAGGGAATAGCTCTCCTGAGGATGAGGATACTGCAGTTTTCTGCTTGGAATTGCTAATTGCAATTACCTTGAATAACAGGGATAGGATTGTGCTGCTGTGGCAGGGTGTATATGATTACATAGCCAACATTGTTCAGTCTACTGTCATGCCCTGTGCCCTGGTTGAGAAGGCTGTTTTTGGACTTCTCCGTATTTGTCAGCGGCTGCTTCCTTACAAAGAGAACCTTGCAGATGAACTTTTGAGATCACTGCAACTTGTTCTGAAACTTGATGCCCGGGTTGCTGATGCATACTGTGAGCAAATTACGCAGGAAGTCAGTCGCCTTGTTAAAGCAAATGCCTCTCATATCAGATCCCAACTGGGTTGGCGGACGATTACCTCCCTACTCTCCATCACTGCCAGGCACCCTGAAGCCTCAGAAGCGGGATTTGatgcattattttttatcatgtcTGATGGGGCACACTTGTTGCCAGCCAATTATGTTCTCTGTGTTGACGCATCAAGGCAGTTTGCTGAATCTCGTGTTGGACAGGCAGAGCGTTCTGTTCGAGCACTGGATCTTATGGCTGGTTCTGTTGATTGTTTAGCACAGTGGGCCTGTGAGGGTAAGGAAGCAATGGGAGAGGAGGAAGCTGTGAAGATGACTCAGGATATTGGGGAGATGTGGTTTCGGCTCATTCAGGGACTGAGAAAAGTTTGTTTGGACCAGAGAGAAGATGTTAGAAATCATGCTATACTGTCTTTGCAAAAGTGCTTGACGAGAGTGGATGGGATACATCTTTCTCATGGTTTATGGTTACAATGTTTTGATCTAGTGATCTTTACAATGCTGGATGACTTACTTGAAATTACGCAAGGACACCCAAAGGACTATCGGAACATGGAAGGATCACTTGTCCTTGCGATGAAGCTCTTGCCCAAAGTGTTTTTGCAGTTGCTTCCTGACCTATCTCAGTTAACAACCTTCTGCAAATTATGGCTTGGTGTTCTTGGTCGATTGGAAAAGTATATGAAGGTGAAAATTAGAGGTAAAAAAAGTGAGAAACTTCAGGAACTAGTACCTGAGTTGCTCAAGAATACCTTGCTTGTCATGAAGACAAAAGGTGTGCTTGTGCAAAGAAGTGCACTGGGAGGGGACAGCTTATGGGAGCTGACATGGCTTCATGTTAACAACATTGCTCCATCCTTGCAATCCGAGGTTTTCCCTGATCAAAATTTGGAGCATTCACACAGTAAGCAAGGTGAAGCAGGGGAAGATATAACATCTGATGAAATGGGCCATGTACCTTCAACTGAAGGTGCTGCTGGTGGTGGTTAG
- the LOC107413423 gene encoding ribulose bisphosphate carboxylase/oxygenase activase, chloroplastic isoform X1 codes for MAAAVSTIGAVNRAPVRINGSSGGASVPSSAFMGNSLKKVSSARFVNPKAMPGNFKVVAAEEYDEDKQTGKDRWKGLAYDISDDQQDITRGKGMVDSLFQAPMQTGTHYAVMSSYEYISTGLRQYLDNNMDGFYIAPAFMDKLVVHITKNFMTLPNIKVPLILGIWGGKGQGKSFQCELVFAKMGISPIMMSAGELESGNAGEPAKLIRQRYREAADIIKKGKMCALFINDLDAGAGRMGGTTQYTVNNQMVNATLMNIADNPTNVQLPGMYNKEENPRVPIIVTGNDFSTLYAPLIRDGRMEKFYWAPTREDRIGVCKGIFRTDNVPDEDIVKLVDTFPGQSIDFFGALRARVYDDEVRNWIAGVGVDGVGKRLVNSKEGPPTFDQPKMTLEKLLEYGNLLVQEQENVKRVQLADKYLNEAALGEANEDALKSGSFYGKAAQQVNIPVPEGCTDPNAGNFDPTARSDDGSCLYTF; via the exons ATGGCTGCCGCCGTCTCCACCATCGGAGCCGTCAACCGAGCACCT GTGAGAATAAATGGGTCAAGCGGTGGGGCATCAGTACCAAGCTCAGCGTTCATGGGGAACAGTTTGAAGAAAGTGAGCTCGGCAAGGTTTGTGAATCCGAAGGCTATGCCTGGAAACTTTAAGGTTGTTGCGGCAGAAGAGTACGATGAAGACAAACAAACAGGCAAGGACCGATGGAAGGGTCTTGCCTATGACATTTCGGACGACCAACAAGATATCACCAGAGGCAAGGGTATGGTTGATTCCCTCTTCCAAGCACCCATGCAAACTGGTACTCACTATGCCGTCATGAGTTCCTACGAGTACATCAGCACTGGACTCCGCCA gtaCTTGGACAACAACATGGATGGATTTTACATTGCTCCTGCTTTCATGGACAAGCTTGTTGTTCACATCACCAAGAACTTCATGACTCTACCCAACATCaag GTGCCTCTTATCTTGGGTATCTGGGGAGGAAAAGGTCAAGGAAAATCATTCCAGTGTGAGCTTGTCTTTGCCAAGATGGGAATCAG CCCAATCATGATGAGTGCTGGAGAACTGGAAAGTGGAAACGCAGGAGAGCCAGCCAAGCTTATTAGGCAAAGGTACCGTGAGGCAGCTGACATCATCAAGAAGGGAAAAATGTGCGCACTCTTCATCAACGATCTTGATGCAGGAGCTGGTCGTATGGGTGGGACCACCCAATACACGGTCAACAACCAGATGGTCAACGCCACCCTCATGAACATCGCTGATAACCCAACCAATGTTCAGCTCCCCGGTATGTACAACAAGGAAGAGAACCCCCGCGTCCCCATCATCGTCACCGGTAACGATTTCTCTACCCTCTACGCTCCTCTCATCCGTGACGGTCGTATGGAGAAGTTCTACTGGGCTCCTACCAGGGAAGACCGTATCGGTGTCTGCAAAGGAATTTTCAGGACCGACAATGTTCCCGATGAGGACATCGTCAAGCTCGTCGATACCTTCCCCGGCCAATCCATCG ATTTCTTTGGTGCCCTAAGGGCAAGAGTCTACGATGACGAAGTGAGAAACTGGATCGCAGGCGTTGGAGTCGATGGTGTTGGGAAGAGGCTGGTGAACTCGAAAGAAGGACCACCAACATTCGACCAACCAAAAATGACATTGGAGAAGCTGTTGGAGTACGGAAACTTGCTTGTCCAAGAGCAAGAGAATGTGAAGAGAGTCCAATTGGCTGACAAGTATTTGAACGAAGCTGCTCTTGGTGAAGCTAATGAAGATGCTTTGAAGAGTGGATCTTTCTACG GGAAAGCAGCCCAGCAAGTAAATATTCCAGTACCTGAAGGTTGTACTGATCCAAATGCTGGAAACTTTGACCCAACTGCTAGGAGTGATGATGGTAGCTGTCTGTATACATTTTAA
- the LOC107413423 gene encoding ribulose bisphosphate carboxylase/oxygenase activase, chloroplastic (The RefSeq protein has 4 substitutions compared to this genomic sequence): MAASVSTIGAVNRAPVRINGSSGGASVPSSAFMGNSLKKVSSARFVNPKAMPGNFKVVAAEEYDEDKQTGKDRWKGLAYDISDDQQDITRGKGMVDSLSQAPMQTGTHYAVMSSYEYISTGLRQYLDNNMDGFYIAPAFMDKLVVHITKNFMTLPNIKVPLILGIWGGKGQGKSFQCELVFAKMGISPIMMSAGELESGNAGEPAKLIRQRYREAADIIKKGKMCALFINDLDAGAGRMGGTTQYTVNNQMVNATLMNIADNPTNVQLPGMYNKEENPRVPIIVTGNDFSTLYAPLIRDGRREKFYWAPTREDRIGVCKGIFRTDNVPDEDIVKIVDTFPGQSIDFFGALRARVYDDEVRNWIAGVGVDGVGKRLVNSKEGPPTFDQPKMTLEKLLEYGNLLVQEQENVKRVQLADKYLNEAALGEANEDALKSGSFYG, translated from the exons ATGGCTGCCGCCGTCTCCACCATCGGAGCCGTCAACCGAGCACCT GTGAGAATAAATGGGTCAAGCGGTGGGGCATCAGTACCAAGCTCAGCGTTCATGGGGAACAGTTTGAAGAAAGTGAGCTCGGCAAGGTTTGTGAATCCGAAGGCTATGCCTGGAAACTTTAAGGTTGTTGCGGCAGAAGAGTACGATGAAGACAAACAAACAGGCAAGGACCGATGGAAGGGTCTTGCCTATGACATTTCGGACGACCAACAAGATATCACCAGAGGCAAGGGTATGGTTGATTCCCTCTTCCAAGCACCCATGCAAACTGGTACTCACTATGCCGTCATGAGTTCCTACGAGTACATCAGCACTGGACTCCGCCA gtaCTTGGACAACAACATGGATGGATTTTACATTGCTCCTGCTTTCATGGACAAGCTTGTTGTTCACATCACCAAGAACTTCATGACTCTACCCAACATCaag GTGCCTCTTATCTTGGGTATCTGGGGAGGAAAAGGTCAAGGAAAATCATTCCAGTGTGAGCTTGTCTTTGCCAAGATGGGAATCAG CCCAATCATGATGAGTGCTGGAGAACTGGAAAGTGGAAACGCAGGAGAGCCAGCCAAGCTTATTAGGCAAAGGTACCGTGAGGCAGCTGACATCATCAAGAAGGGAAAAATGTGCGCACTCTTCATCAACGATCTTGATGCAGGAGCTGGTCGTATGGGTGGGACCACCCAATACACGGTCAACAACCAGATGGTCAACGCCACCCTCATGAACATCGCTGATAACCCAACCAATGTTCAGCTCCCCGGTATGTACAACAAGGAAGAGAACCCCCGCGTCCCCATCATCGTCACCGGTAACGATTTCTCTACCCTCTACGCTCCTCTCATCCGTGACGGTCGTATGGAGAAGTTCTACTGGGCTCCTACCAGGGAAGACCGTATCGGTGTCTGCAAAGGAATTTTCAGGACCGACAATGTTCCCGATGAGGACATCGTCAAGCTCGTCGATACCTTCCCCGGCCAATCCATCG ATTTCTTTGGTGCCCTAAGGGCAAGAGTCTACGATGACGAAGTGAGAAACTGGATCGCAGGCGTTGGAGTCGATGGTGTTGGGAAGAGGCTGGTGAACTCGAAAGAAGGACCACCAACATTCGACCAACCAAAAATGACATTGGAGAAGCTGTTGGAGTACGGAAACTTGCTTGTCCAAGAGCAAGAGAATGTGAAGAGAGTCCAATTGGCTGACAAGTATTTGAACGAAGCTGCTCTTGGTGAAGCTAATGAAGATGCTTTGAAGAGTGGATCTTTCTACGGTTAG
- the LOC107413410 gene encoding AT-hook motif nuclear-localized protein 15 yields the protein MANRWWAGNVAIRGIDPMSSPPSLQLRNTNEENSNTTPTNSSNNSKQNQLEDEDKDAEEDANTVTMDPGSSSGNRRSRGRPPGSKNKPKPPLVITKESPNALRSHVLEISNGNDIVESIANFANRRHRGVSVLSGSGIVTNVTLRQPAAPGGIIALHGRFEILSLSGAFLPSPSPPGASGLTVYLAGGQGQVVGGTVAGALMASGPVIIIGATFTNATYERLPTEDDEEAAAGGEGMQVEQQSGGNSSSQSLGGGEQQASLPIYNLHPNLLPNGQMGHEMFWGPPPRPPPPPPSY from the coding sequence ATGGCAAATAGATGGTGGGCTGGAAATGTAGCCATTAGAGGAATAGACCCAATGTCTTCACCACCTTCGCTTCAGCTGAGAAACACAAACGAAGAAAACAGCAACACAACTCCAACCAATAGCAGCAACAACAGCAAGCAAAACCAACTCGAGGACGAAGACAAAGATGCTGAAGAAGACGCAAACACAGTCACCATGGACCCAGGAAGCAGCAGCGGTAACCGCCGGTCACGAGGCCGACCACCGGGGTCGAAAAACAAACCCAAACCTCCACTTGTGATTACCAAAGAGAGCCCCAATGCTCTCCGAAGCCATGTATTGGAAATCAGCAATGGGAACGACATAGTCGAAAGCATAGCCAACTTCGCTAATAGAAGACATAGAGGTGTCTCTGTCCTCAGTGGTAGTGGCATTGTCACCAATGTTACTCTCAGACAACCTGCTGCCCCCGGAGGAATCATTGCACTCCATGGAAGATTCGAGATATTGTCGTTGTCGGGTGCTTTCTTACCTTCCCCTTCTCCGCCGGGTGCGAGTGGATTGACGGTTTACTTAGCTGGCGGACAAGGGCAGGTCGTCGGTGGTACGGTGGCAGGTGCGCTGATGGCGTCAGGGCCGGTGATAATTATAGGGGCAACATTTACAAATGCAACCTATGAGAGATTGCCTAcggaagatgatgaggaggctGCTGCAGGAGGAGAAGGAATGCAAGTAGAGCAACAATCCGGTGGGAATTCGAGTTCTCAGAGCTTGGGAGGCGGTGAACAACAAGCTTCATTGCCCATATACAATTTGCATCCGAATTTGCTTCCCAATGGTCAAATGGGTCATGAAATGTTTTGGGGTCCTCCACCTAGACCCCCACCACCACCTCCATCTTACTGA
- the LOC132805059 gene encoding uncharacterized protein LOC132805059, whose translation MFTNTCAILDVLFWSSIKGRYPIWRASRSTYSCDATLCNYVRGRSPKPSVSWRICDYVYIPVNNGGAHWLAACVDLKARHIDLYDPNMGNKYVQNRELKNAECLTYMLPYLLRDGRYYGKNPVYEID comes from the exons atgttcaccaacacctgtgccatattagacgtgttattttgg tcatccatcaaagggcgttatcccatatggagggcatctcgtagcacatattcatgtgatgcgaccctttgtaactatgtgcgtgggaggtcacccaaacctagcgtgtcgtggcggatatgtgattat gtgtacatccctgtcaacaatggaggcgcgcattggttggcagcatgtgtggacttgaaggcccggcatattgatttatacgatccaaatatgggaaataaatatgtccagaatagagagttgaagaatgcggaatgccttacgtatatgctgccttacctattgagggatgggagATATTACGGGAAGAATCCG GTATATGAAATTGACTga